One stretch of Candidatus Eremiobacteraceae bacterium DNA includes these proteins:
- a CDS encoding FAD-binding protein: MIIDYDVLVLGAGLAGMRAALEAKRRGASVGVISKVHPLRSHSGAAEGGINAALDPGDSWEIHAFDTIKGSDYLADQDAVEIMCREAPRDLIEMEHMGVVFFRGPDGKLGTRAFGGASKARTYFVADITGQALLNALYDTILKEGVKTHDEWFATALYVPDGTCRGAVAIDMLRGELHLLRAKAVILAAGGMGRVYEPSTNALICTGDGHALAYRAGAPLMDMEMVQYHPTTLKGTGFLMTEGARGEGAYLTNKDGERFMQRYAPKMMELASRDVVSRSETIELAEGRGVDGCVFLDLRHLGAELIHKKLPQIHEIALNFLGLDMVEVPIPIRPGMHYIMGGVKTDPDGATPLAGLYAAGECACVSVHGGNRLGANSLLDTLVFGRRAGAHSADYVKSVKPLTTGEEFLKSEQQRIQALLDRPYKGETHARLRLELGTLMDEKVGVYRDEAGLEDALAKVRAIRTRARSVSVQDKGRIYNQALLFALELDYMIDCAEATIMSAIERKESRGAQARSDYPKRDDANWLKHILVTQTPGADPKISYLPVTITKWQPMERTY, from the coding sequence ATGATAATCGACTACGACGTTTTGGTGCTCGGCGCCGGGCTCGCCGGCATGCGCGCTGCGCTTGAAGCGAAGCGGCGCGGCGCGAGCGTCGGCGTCATCTCGAAAGTGCATCCGCTGCGCAGTCACAGCGGCGCGGCCGAAGGCGGCATCAACGCCGCGCTCGATCCGGGCGATTCGTGGGAGATCCACGCGTTCGACACGATCAAGGGCAGCGATTACCTCGCCGACCAGGATGCCGTCGAGATCATGTGCCGTGAGGCCCCGCGGGACCTCATCGAGATGGAGCACATGGGCGTCGTCTTCTTCCGCGGACCCGACGGGAAGCTCGGCACGCGGGCGTTCGGCGGTGCGAGCAAGGCGCGGACGTACTTCGTCGCCGACATCACCGGCCAAGCGCTCCTCAACGCGCTCTACGACACGATCCTCAAGGAAGGCGTCAAGACCCACGACGAGTGGTTCGCCACGGCGCTCTACGTGCCCGACGGCACGTGCCGAGGCGCGGTCGCGATCGACATGCTGCGCGGCGAGCTTCATCTATTACGCGCCAAGGCAGTCATTCTCGCCGCGGGCGGCATGGGCCGCGTGTACGAACCGAGCACGAACGCGCTCATCTGCACGGGCGACGGACACGCGCTCGCCTATCGCGCCGGCGCACCGCTCATGGACATGGAGATGGTCCAATACCATCCGACCACGCTCAAGGGCACGGGCTTCCTCATGACCGAAGGCGCGCGCGGCGAAGGCGCGTACCTGACGAACAAAGACGGCGAGCGCTTCATGCAGCGCTACGCGCCGAAGATGATGGAGCTCGCATCGCGCGACGTCGTGTCGCGGTCGGAGACGATCGAACTGGCTGAGGGCCGCGGCGTCGACGGGTGCGTCTTCCTCGATCTGCGCCACCTCGGCGCGGAGCTGATCCATAAGAAGCTGCCGCAGATCCACGAGATCGCGCTCAATTTCCTCGGCCTCGACATGGTCGAGGTGCCGATCCCGATCCGGCCGGGCATGCATTACATCATGGGCGGCGTGAAGACCGACCCCGACGGCGCGACGCCGCTGGCGGGACTCTACGCGGCCGGCGAGTGCGCGTGCGTGAGCGTCCACGGCGGCAACCGCCTCGGCGCGAACTCGCTGCTCGACACGCTCGTCTTCGGACGGCGCGCCGGCGCGCACAGCGCCGATTACGTGAAGAGCGTCAAGCCGCTCACGACCGGTGAAGAATTCCTCAAGTCGGAGCAGCAGCGCATCCAAGCGCTCCTCGACCGGCCGTACAAAGGCGAGACGCACGCGCGCTTGCGATTGGAACTCGGCACGCTCATGGACGAGAAGGTCGGCGTCTACCGCGACGAGGCTGGGCTGGAGGATGCGCTCGCGAAGGTCCGCGCGATCCGGACTCGCGCCCGATCTGTGAGCGTCCAAGACAAAGGCCGCATCTACAACCAAGCTTTGCTCTTCGCGCTCGAGCTCGACTACATGATCGACTGCGCCGAAGCGACGATCATGTCGGCGATCGAGCGAAAAGAAAGCCGCGGTGCGCAGGCGCGCAGCGACTACCCGAAGCGCGACGACGCGAACTGGCTCAAGCACATCCTCGTGACGCAGACGCCTGGCGCCGACCCGAAGATATCGTACCTGCCGGTGACGATCACGAAGTGGCAGCCGATGGAACGCACGTACTAA
- a CDS encoding RNA polymerase sigma factor, which produces MGLLRTGFGVLPGWTHQRRPRLHFFESLAAEETQPDVPSRRLIGEGAWVNECEDRADVARVVEGDVSAFEGIVRRWQTRLVDLAYRFCYDRSLAEEMAQDAFVRAFRAIRKWRGESTFSTWLHAVALNTYRSTCRRLPPVVLPLEPDASSAAQPDVAISVETTARERMIRRAVLTLPWIYREAVVLYYFHDQAVDSAAATIGVPAGTVKARLSRARAILREKLPVLLREPELEAQGR; this is translated from the coding sequence GTGGGCCTCCTTCGGACCGGATTCGGCGTTCTGCCCGGTTGGACGCACCAACGCCGGCCGCGGTTGCATTTCTTCGAGTCGCTCGCCGCCGAAGAAACGCAACCGGATGTGCCGTCGCGTCGTCTAATCGGCGAGGGCGCGTGGGTGAACGAATGCGAGGATCGAGCGGACGTCGCAAGGGTTGTCGAGGGCGACGTGTCCGCGTTTGAAGGGATCGTCCGCCGATGGCAAACGCGGCTGGTCGACCTCGCGTATAGGTTCTGTTACGACCGTAGCCTCGCTGAGGAGATGGCGCAAGACGCTTTCGTGCGTGCCTTTCGAGCGATTCGGAAATGGCGCGGAGAATCGACTTTTTCGACCTGGCTGCACGCGGTCGCGCTCAACACGTACCGGTCGACATGTCGCCGGTTGCCGCCCGTCGTGCTGCCTCTCGAGCCGGACGCATCGAGCGCCGCACAGCCCGACGTGGCGATAAGCGTCGAGACGACGGCGCGCGAGCGCATGATAAGAAGAGCCGTCTTGACGCTTCCGTGGATCTACCGCGAGGCGGTCGTCCTCTATTATTTCCACGATCAGGCGGTGGACTCGGCCGCGGCGACGATCGGCGTCCCCGCCGGTACTGTCAAGGCGCGGCTATCGAGGGCGCGAGCGATCCTGCGCGAAAAGCTCCCCGTGTTGTTGCGCGAACCCGAACTCGAGGCGCAAGGCCGATGA
- a CDS encoding alkaline phosphatase family protein: MKRAIVLIVALIAVLSLAYFVFTRYLPNTRLTSPPPIPNPFVQARGTLPRPKHVIIVIEENKSPSRIIGNEDAPYVNSLADSGALFTNANGVAHPSQPNYLALFTGNVNWNGDVCPERGMDPNSPTLGGSLLRAHLSFAGYSEDLPSRGFAGCTGGVANHGYSQKHAPWVGFHDVPRSSNLPLTRLPAYDALPTVAFIIPDLAHDMHSGSIAAADDWLRANIGPIVAWGRAHDALVIITWDESDREFDNTIPTIFVGAHVKPGKYGERIDHYRVLRTIEDMYGLRPLGGSADVSPITDCWR; encoded by the coding sequence ATGAAGCGGGCGATCGTCCTGATCGTCGCGCTCATCGCAGTGCTCAGTCTGGCATATTTCGTCTTCACGAGATACCTTCCGAATACGCGGCTCACGTCGCCGCCGCCGATCCCGAACCCGTTCGTCCAGGCACGAGGCACGTTGCCGCGTCCGAAGCACGTCATCATCGTCATCGAGGAGAACAAGTCGCCGTCGAGGATCATCGGCAATGAAGACGCGCCGTACGTCAACTCGCTCGCGGACTCGGGGGCGCTATTCACCAACGCGAACGGCGTCGCGCACCCGAGCCAACCGAACTACCTCGCGCTTTTCACGGGCAACGTCAATTGGAACGGCGACGTCTGCCCCGAACGCGGTATGGACCCGAACTCTCCGACATTAGGTGGTTCACTGCTTCGCGCGCACTTGAGTTTTGCCGGATACTCCGAGGACTTGCCCTCGCGGGGGTTCGCCGGCTGTACGGGCGGCGTGGCGAATCACGGTTATTCACAAAAACATGCGCCGTGGGTCGGTTTTCACGACGTGCCCAGGTCTAGCAATCTTCCTCTGACGCGGCTCCCCGCATATGATGCGTTGCCGACCGTGGCCTTCATCATCCCGGATCTGGCCCACGATATGCACTCGGGAAGCATCGCCGCCGCCGACGATTGGCTGCGCGCGAACATTGGTCCGATCGTCGCTTGGGGCCGCGCGCACGACGCGCTCGTCATCATCACGTGGGACGAAAGCGACCGCGAATTCGACAACACGATACCGACGATCTTCGTCGGAGCGCATGTCAAGCCCGGGAAATACGGCGAGCGCATCGACCACTACCGAGTTCTGCGCACGATCGAGGATATGTACGGCCTTCGCCCGCTCGGCGGTTCGGCCGACGTCAGCCCGATCACGGATTGCTGGCGATAA
- a CDS encoding energy transducer TonB: MVRVTPTYPQAALKAGIQGQVIVAITVGWNGRLLASSVRSSSGSTLLNDAALGAARESTFRPPTLNGIPIQRSYIILYTFELNGPQPR, translated from the coding sequence ATGGTAAGAGTTACGCCTACGTACCCGCAAGCCGCGCTCAAGGCCGGCATCCAAGGCCAGGTGATCGTCGCCATCACGGTTGGTTGGAATGGCAGACTCCTCGCTTCCTCGGTCCGGTCATCGTCCGGCAGCACGCTTCTCAACGACGCGGCACTCGGCGCGGCTCGCGAGTCCACGTTTCGCCCTCCGACGCTTAACGGTATCCCGATCCAACGCAGCTACATCATCCTCTACACGTTCGAGCTTAACGGACCTCAGCCTCGATGA
- a CDS encoding succinate dehydrogenase/fumarate reductase iron-sulfur subunit, whose protein sequence is MHVKMVVGRYAPDRKLDGELGAPYPPPYADKPRKTYQTFEIDLHDEAMVLDGLIHIREHVDESLVVRCSCRCAICGSCAMWINGHAKLACTTKMKDVIENGAVRVEAPPSMMPVRDLVWDMGPFMEKMRSVKPWLEGKPVSPDEEYRVPNEAMDELVQEVSCISCGACLMDCESYAVNDKFLGPHALARAYRYANDPRDSMQQERLKEYSDPNGVWDCTHCYECVHVCPKGVAPLEQILKIRQMSVAAGYTNNAGTRHALAFAESVRDSGRLNELTLMPKSLGLFNIKAQLQSLPSAFNLLRAGKLPPIIHHKIPGVTRVKAIFKKVGGPLT, encoded by the coding sequence ATGCATGTGAAGATGGTCGTCGGTCGATACGCACCGGACAGGAAGCTGGACGGTGAGCTCGGTGCGCCATATCCGCCGCCGTACGCCGACAAACCGCGTAAGACGTATCAGACGTTCGAGATCGACTTGCATGATGAGGCGATGGTCCTCGACGGCCTCATCCACATCCGCGAGCACGTCGACGAATCGCTCGTCGTGCGCTGCTCGTGCCGCTGCGCGATCTGTGGGTCGTGCGCGATGTGGATCAACGGCCACGCGAAGCTCGCGTGCACGACGAAGATGAAAGACGTCATCGAGAACGGCGCCGTGCGCGTCGAAGCGCCGCCGTCGATGATGCCCGTCCGCGACCTCGTTTGGGACATGGGCCCTTTCATGGAAAAGATGCGTTCGGTCAAGCCGTGGCTCGAAGGCAAACCAGTCTCTCCGGATGAGGAGTACCGCGTACCTAACGAGGCGATGGACGAGCTCGTGCAAGAGGTCAGCTGCATCTCGTGCGGCGCGTGCCTCATGGACTGCGAGTCGTACGCCGTCAACGACAAGTTCCTCGGCCCGCACGCGCTCGCACGCGCCTACCGGTATGCGAACGACCCGCGCGACTCGATGCAGCAGGAACGGCTCAAGGAGTACAGCGATCCGAACGGCGTGTGGGATTGCACGCACTGCTACGAGTGCGTCCACGTGTGTCCGAAGGGCGTCGCGCCGCTCGAACAGATATTGAAGATCCGTCAGATGTCGGTCGCTGCAGGCTATACGAACAACGCGGGCACGCGGCACGCGCTCGCGTTCGCGGAGTCGGTCCGCGACAGCGGTCGTCTCAACGAGCTGACGCTCATGCCGAAGTCGCTCGGCCTGTTCAACATAAAGGCGCAGCTGCAATCGCTGCCCAGCGCGTTCAACCTGCTGCGCGCAGGCAAATTGCCCCCGATCATCCACCATAAGATCCCGGGCGTCACTCGCGTCAAGGCGATCTTCAAAAAAGTGGGCGGTCCGCTGACATGA
- a CDS encoding YqeG family HAD IIIA-type phosphatase, which translates to MRFRTPRHFIRPLRVVANITRISLDSLRSEGVRGIVVDLDNTLVGWHHLEPSPEVADWVNRALAAGYAMAIVSNNVRAWVSSVASMLGVVTFVHGALKPLPFGIFRAVKKLRVARSEIVVIGDQLFADVLGAKLLGIRAILTEPIVTKEHRAMRFVRSAERFMLRGVTRDEI; encoded by the coding sequence GTGAGATTCCGCACGCCGCGCCACTTCATCAGACCATTGCGTGTCGTCGCGAACATCACGCGTATCTCGCTCGATTCGCTTCGAAGCGAGGGCGTTCGCGGCATCGTCGTCGATCTCGACAACACGCTCGTCGGCTGGCACCATCTCGAGCCGAGTCCAGAAGTCGCCGATTGGGTGAATCGGGCCCTCGCGGCGGGCTATGCGATGGCGATCGTCTCCAACAACGTTCGCGCGTGGGTGAGCAGCGTCGCGAGCATGCTCGGGGTCGTCACGTTCGTCCACGGAGCGCTCAAGCCGCTGCCCTTCGGGATCTTCCGCGCGGTGAAGAAGCTTCGAGTGGCGCGCAGCGAGATCGTCGTCATCGGCGATCAGCTCTTCGCCGACGTGCTCGGCGCCAAACTGCTCGGCATCCGCGCGATCCTCACCGAGCCGATCGTGACGAAGGAGCATCGCGCGATGAGGTTCGTCCGATCGGCCGAGCGCTTCATGCTCCGAGGCGTCACGCGTGATGAGATATGA
- a CDS encoding peroxiredoxin, giving the protein MALTIGSEAPDFEANTTEGKIKFHDWLGGKWAVLFSHPKDFTPVCTTELGYMAKIKPEFDRRDTKIIGLSVDPTDDHARWAADIKETQGHAPNYPIIGDTDLSISKAWGMLPADTPGSSQGRTPADNQTVRNVYIIGPDKKIKLILVYPMTTGRNFDEVLRVLDSLQLTAKHKVATPVNWKNGDNVIIAGSVSNDDAKTLFPQGWESPKPYIRIVPQPGK; this is encoded by the coding sequence ATGGCCCTCACGATCGGTAGCGAAGCCCCCGACTTCGAAGCGAACACAACGGAAGGCAAGATAAAGTTCCACGACTGGCTCGGCGGTAAGTGGGCCGTGCTGTTCTCGCATCCCAAAGATTTCACGCCCGTGTGCACGACCGAGCTCGGCTACATGGCGAAGATAAAACCCGAGTTCGACAGACGCGACACGAAGATCATCGGATTGAGCGTCGATCCGACCGACGACCACGCAAGGTGGGCGGCCGACATCAAAGAGACGCAAGGTCACGCCCCCAACTATCCGATCATCGGCGACACCGATCTCTCGATCTCCAAGGCGTGGGGCATGCTACCGGCAGATACGCCGGGCTCGTCGCAAGGCCGCACGCCGGCCGACAATCAGACGGTCCGCAACGTCTACATCATCGGCCCGGACAAGAAGATCAAACTCATCCTCGTCTATCCGATGACGACGGGTCGCAACTTCGATGAAGTGCTGCGCGTCCTCGACTCGTTGCAGCTGACGGCGAAGCATAAAGTCGCGACGCCCGTGAACTGGAAGAATGGCGATAACGTCATCATCGCGGGTTCGGTGTCGAACGACGATGCGAAGACGCTCTTCCCGCAAGGCTGGGAATCGCCGAAGCCGTACATCCGGATCGTGCCACAACCTGGGAAATAG
- a CDS encoding CoB--CoM heterodisulfide reductase iron-sulfur subunit B family protein, with protein MKVAFWPGCVSKGACPELYVSTHKVAEALGIELHELTEAPCTGAGVLSEQNPALADSLNGLTLAMAEKLGADLMTICSTCQGVLSNHNYQLTHKPERMERANAVLSEQGYTYKGTTKVKHLLWILVEDIGLDKIRSLVKRKLTGLKIAPFYGCYILRPEEYLGLREKPERKNYLEQIISIIGGEPVEYHGKSKCCGFPMVTMNRDKALMMGGNHIMEAKSKGADLLVTPCPLCHLNLDAQQPDAARVMKQTIDVPIFHLPQLLGLAFGFSPEELRLDHHVVPTTKALEKVELKV; from the coding sequence ATGAAGGTCGCATTCTGGCCAGGCTGCGTCTCGAAAGGCGCCTGCCCCGAGCTCTACGTCTCGACGCACAAGGTCGCCGAGGCCCTCGGAATCGAGCTCCACGAGCTCACCGAAGCGCCGTGCACCGGCGCCGGTGTTTTGAGCGAGCAGAATCCGGCGCTGGCGGATTCGCTCAACGGGCTGACGCTCGCGATGGCGGAGAAGCTCGGTGCGGATCTCATGACGATCTGCAGCACGTGCCAAGGCGTGCTCAGCAACCATAACTATCAGCTGACCCACAAGCCCGAACGTATGGAACGCGCGAACGCGGTGCTCTCGGAACAAGGCTACACGTATAAGGGCACGACGAAGGTCAAGCACTTGCTGTGGATCCTCGTCGAGGACATCGGTCTTGACAAGATACGCTCGCTGGTCAAGCGCAAGCTGACGGGTTTGAAGATCGCGCCGTTCTACGGATGCTACATCTTACGACCGGAAGAGTACTTAGGGCTTCGTGAGAAGCCCGAGCGCAAGAACTATCTCGAGCAGATCATCTCGATCATCGGCGGCGAGCCGGTCGAGTATCACGGCAAGTCGAAATGCTGCGGCTTCCCGATGGTGACGATGAACCGCGACAAGGCCCTGATGATGGGCGGCAATCATATCATGGAGGCCAAAAGCAAGGGCGCCGATCTGCTGGTGACGCCTTGCCCGCTGTGCCATCTCAACCTCGACGCGCAGCAGCCCGACGCTGCACGCGTCATGAAGCAGACGATCGACGTGCCGATCTTCCACTTGCCGCAGCTGCTCGGGTTGGCTTTCGGCTTCAGCCCCGAAGAGCTGCGGCTCGATCATCACGTCGTGCCGACGACCAAAGCCCTCGAAAAAGTCGAGCTAAAAGTCTAA
- a CDS encoding lipid kinase gives MARDSHAPARARRRALVLLNDDARNVAAKSSDAIVALQELGLDIVHAVTATRSSVAAAIREHADRVDLVIAGGGDGTLNAVLQGLVGSKLPLGILPLGTANDLAKTLGIPAELPRACEVIGQGHTRRIDVGRVNDVYYFNEASIGMSVALCRRLTKESKSSFGVFALLFHALQIVFAMRRFRALVTLPSGEVIAQRTAQLTVGNGQNFGGFVATDEAAIDDRKLDLYSVQLKDWKDYLEVLTALLRRQYDDVRSVFTLHGKRFEVKTGKRMRIEVDGEIVTSTPATFDIVPSAIEVLVPAPSPAVETGEA, from the coding sequence ATGGCTCGCGATAGTCATGCACCAGCTCGGGCTAGGCGACGCGCGCTTGTCCTGCTCAACGACGACGCGAGAAACGTTGCCGCAAAGTCTAGCGACGCGATCGTCGCGCTGCAAGAACTCGGCCTCGACATCGTGCACGCCGTAACCGCGACGCGATCGAGCGTCGCCGCCGCTATTCGAGAACATGCCGATCGCGTCGATCTCGTCATCGCCGGCGGCGGCGATGGAACGCTCAACGCCGTCCTGCAGGGTCTCGTCGGATCGAAGCTGCCGCTCGGGATCTTGCCGCTCGGCACCGCGAACGACTTGGCCAAGACACTTGGCATTCCGGCCGAGCTCCCGCGGGCCTGTGAGGTCATAGGTCAGGGGCACACGCGGCGGATCGACGTCGGCCGGGTCAACGACGTCTACTACTTCAACGAAGCGAGCATCGGCATGAGCGTCGCTCTCTGCCGCCGTCTGACGAAGGAGTCGAAGTCGAGCTTCGGCGTCTTCGCGCTGCTCTTCCATGCCCTACAGATCGTCTTCGCCATGCGGCGCTTCCGTGCGCTCGTCACCCTTCCGTCCGGTGAGGTCATCGCCCAGCGAACGGCTCAGCTCACCGTGGGGAACGGCCAGAACTTCGGTGGATTCGTGGCGACCGACGAAGCCGCCATCGACGACCGCAAACTCGACCTCTACAGCGTACAGCTCAAGGATTGGAAGGACTATCTCGAAGTGTTGACCGCGCTGCTGCGCCGGCAATACGACGACGTCCGCTCCGTCTTCACTCTTCATGGCAAACGTTTCGAGGTCAAGACGGGCAAGCGGATGCGCATCGAGGTCGACGGGGAGATCGTCACGTCGACACCCGCCACGTTCGACATCGTTCCGAGCGCCATCGAGGTTCTCGTCCCAGCGCCCTCGCCGGCCGTTGAAACCGGGGAAGCGTGA